One Hippoglossus stenolepis isolate QCI-W04-F060 chromosome 9, HSTE1.2, whole genome shotgun sequence genomic region harbors:
- the ascc2 gene encoding activating signal cointegrator 1 complex subunit 2 isoform X2, whose protein sequence is MACARVPLDEQQVTVPGPLGRERSLPALHPERKEERCFVPYKPPPEDGSPAVVEEFLEYARFIIEDLEWLLALPHDKFWCQVVFDESLQSCLDSYLHHAPRSLDLAALPSSPAVAEMQRSVHKVVFLTFLRMATHKESKESFLTPSVFGEIIYENFLFDIPKILDLCVLFGKGNSQLLHKMIDNIFTQQPSYYSDLDETVPTVLQVFDSVLEKCGLHCEGATAMEPMKLNAHKQPTAMTMSPQDLVDILLYLCDSTTTIHAFLDIFPAACAIFYSNGFLSRLTSFYETVVPDLENAVKKRNFDDKGLQDDLWKRLSHSCRKMVEMAHLLLHHTCLQPILEGRENMQTFAEDLLQHFTSFLPEKRFLSDYDEQFPISDDISLLHQAVPVIDETRTSYLLQGVESAWESVGRRKPPSQIQPKANQGAAAASSAGFNPQNQVREPGEGSARGAEAMLDAPRKENGVVCPLSEGELESLLSCISDLLPDLGEGFLLACLEAYDYNSELVINNILEDRLTPGLDKLDRALSRPVKEEIPNVLSDRSNVFDDDEFDVFRRDQVDMSRIWKGRRKGEDPREMLNDKRHIEEQRARYQTYETVVDEVVIEPGQTAADYGLDDYDDEYDDTYDMNQIGANDLDRDSVLNRRPFTIPQILRRANKPEEEEEGEDEEEGEPLQNNVNRDQFVQDPALLRERAEARRAAMHQRRGFRPERTSNVVGQPKGQGQSTDTFLDRRKKEANKTRVGNHNRRSMADRKRNKGMIPS, encoded by the exons ATGGCCTGCGCCCGAGTGCCACTGGATGAGCAGCAGGTGACCGTGCCTGGGCCGCTGGGGAGGGAGCGCTCGCTGCCTGCACTG CACccggagaggaaggaggagcgCTGCTTTGTGCCTTACAAGCCTCCGCCAGAGGACGGCTCTCCCGCGGTGGTGGAGGAGTTTCTGGAATATGCCAGGTTTATCATAGAGGATCTGGAGTGGCTGCTCGCTCTGCCCCACGACAAGTTCTGGTGCCAG GTGGTGTTCGATGAGTCCCTGCAGTCGTGCTTGGACTCGTACCTGCATCACGCTCCCCGGAGCCTCGACCTCGCCGCCCTGCCCTCCTCCCCGGCGGTGGCCGAGATGCAGCGCTCCGTCCACAAGGTCGTCTTCTTGACCTTCCTGAGGATGGCGACGCACAAAGAGTCTAAG GAGAGTTTCCTCACCCCGTCAGTGTTTGGAGAAATCATCTATGAAAACTTCCTCTTTGACATTCCCAAAATCTTGGATCTGTGTGTGCTCTTTGGAAAAGGCAACAGCCAGCTTCTGCACAAGATGATCG ACAACATCTTCACTCAGCAGCCGTCTTACTACAGTGACCTGGATGAGACCGTTCCCACCGTGTTACAG GTGTTTGACTCGGTCCTGGAAAAGTGTGGTCTTCACTGTGAAGGAGCCACGGCCATGGAGCCGATGAAGCTGAACGCACACAAGCAGCCCACGGCCATGACCATGAGCCCGCAG GATCTTGTAGATATACTTTTGTACCTGTGTgactccaccaccaccatccatGCCTTCCTGGACATCTTCCCTGCTGCCTGCGCCATCTTCTACTCCAACGGCTTCCTCAGCAG ACTGACCTCGTTTTATGAGACCGTTGTGCCTGATCTGGAGAATGCGGTGAAGAAGAGGAACTTTGATGATAAAGG GCTTCAGGACGACTTGTGGAAGAGGTTGTCCCACTCCTGTCGCAAGATGGTGGAGATGgctcacctgctgctgcaccacaccTGCCTGCAACCCATCCTGGAGGG gagagaaaacatgcaaacgTTTGCAGAGGATCTTCTACAACATTTCACGTCTTTTTTACCTGAAAAAAG gttcTTGTCGGACTACGATGAGCAGTTTCCCATCTCAGACGACATCAGCCTCCTGCACCAGGCCGTCCCCGTCAT CGATGAGACCAGGACGTCCTACCTGCTCCAGGGGGTGGAAAGTGCCTGGGAGAGCGTCGGGCGGCGGAAACCCCCGAGCCAGATTCAGCCTAAAGCCAATCAGGGAGCTGCTGCCGCCTCCTCAGCCGGTTTTAATCCTCAGAATCAGGTCCGAGAACCAGGAGAGGGGAGTGCGAGGGGAGCAGAGGCCATGTTGGATGCTCCCCGAAAAGAAAAC GGTGTGGTGTGTCCGCTGAGCGAGGGCGAGCTGGAGTCCCTGCTGTCGTGCATCAGTGACCTGCTGCCGGACTTGGGCGAAGGCTTCCTGCTGGCGTGTCTGGAGGCGTACGACTACAACTCTGAGCTCGTCATCAACAACATCCTGGAGGATCGTTTGACTCCGGGTCTGGACAAACTGGACCGAGCTCTGTCAAG GCCTGTGAAGGAGGAGATTCCAAATGTTCTGAGCGACAGATCCAACGTGTTTGATGACGATGAGTTTGACGTCTTCCGCAGGGACCAGGTGGACATGTCCCGCATCTGGAAGGGCAGGAG GAAAGGGGAGGACCCTCGAGAGATGCTGAACGACAAGCGGCACATCGAGGAGCAGCGGGCTCGGTATCAGACCTACGAGACCGTGGTGGACGAGGTCGTCATCGAACCCGGTCAAACCGCCGCCGACTACGGCCTCGACGACTACGATGACGAGTACGACGACACGTACGACATGAACCAGATTGGAGCGAATGACCTGGACAGAGACAGTGTGCTGAACCGAAG acCGTTCACAATCCCACAGATTTTGAGAAGAGCAAACAaaccagaggaagaggaggagggtgaagatgaagaggagggagagccTTTACAG AACAACGTGAACAGGGACCAGTTTGTGCAGGACCCGGCTCTGCTGAGGGAGAGAGCGGAAGCCAGAAGAGCCGCGATGCACCAAAGACGAGG TTTCCGACCGGAGCGAACCAGCAACGTCGTCGGCCAACCCAAAGGCCAAGGACAAAGCACGGACACATTCCTGGACCGACGCAAGAAGGAGGCCAACAAGACCCGCGTGGGCAACCACAACCGACGCAGCATGGCCGACCGCAAGAGGAACAAGGGCATGATCCCGTCCTGA
- the rnf215 gene encoding RING finger protein 215 isoform X4, whose product MAPSLRRRCCCCLWVTLPLLGQLLAAELLAQVEVFLEQRPGVSAVLQGEVVEPSGRSRSPEPREELDAELLLVQDEETQLGSGGEDASEQEPWIGVVPVEMDDSKASTGNQESFADGMVNKMKRALVLGASALIILALNQNTVSEMDLSQVLSKPIIVIQTSENVTKLIGALLRGLQATAKITYKTILQDNLKYLQQLWDTVLLVALILSTGVIVHARWQYQDPQLNDDLELFPKQDVLKRMSSLKTKTYRQPKPWCDPSQPVETDNCAVCLEPFNNNQCLRVLPCSHEYHRECVDPWLLLQHTCPLCKRSILSSVCKDS is encoded by the exons ATGGCTCCTTCCctccgccgccgctgctgctgctgcctctgggtGACGCTGCCGCTGCTCGGGCAGCTGCTGGCGGCGGAGCTGCTCGCCCAGGTGGAGGTTTTCCTGGAGCAGCGGCCCGGGGTCAGCGCGGTGCTCcagggggaggtggtggagccGAGCGGCCGCAGCAGGAGCCCCGAGCCCCGGGAGGAGCTGGACGCGGAGCTGCTCCTG gTTCAAGATGAGGAGACGCAGCTGGGAAGCGGAGGGGAAGACGCCAGCGAGCAGGAGCCGTGGATCGGGGTGGTGCCCGTGGAGATGGACGACAGCAAAGCCTCCACTGGGAACCAGGAGTCCTTCGCTGATGGAATGGTGAATAAA ATGAAGCGAGCGTTGGTCCTCGGAGCTTCAGCGCTGATCATTCTGGCTCTCAACCAGAACACCGTCAGTGAG atggATCTTTCTCAGGTTCTGTCGAAGCCCATCATCGTGATCCAGACGTCTGAAAACGTCACTAAGCTGATCGGAGCTCTGCTCAG GGGCCTTCAGGCGACGGCGAAAATCACGTACAAGACGATCCTGCAGGACAACCTG AAatacctgcagcagctgtgggacACTGTCCTCCTGGTGGCGCTGATCCTCAGCACCGGAGTCATCGTTCATGCCCGGTGGCAATACCAGGACCCCCAGCTCAACGACGACCTGGAG CTGTTTCCCAAACAGGACGTTCTGAAGAGGATGTCGTCTCTGAAGACCAAAACATACCGTCAGCCCAAACCCTGGTGTGACCCGTCGCAGCCGGTGGAGACGGACAACTGCGCCGTCTGTCTGGAGCCGTTCAACAACAACCAG TGTCTGCGTGTGTTGCCGTGTTCTCACGAGTACCACAGAGAGTGTGTGGAcccctggctgctgctgcaacacacgTGTCCTCTGTGCAAACGCAGCATCCTCA GCAGCGTCTGCAAAGACAGTTAA
- the ascc2 gene encoding activating signal cointegrator 1 complex subunit 2 isoform X1: MYLEFCQNDLLDKTQRSEVMACARVPLDEQQVTVPGPLGRERSLPALHPERKEERCFVPYKPPPEDGSPAVVEEFLEYARFIIEDLEWLLALPHDKFWCQVVFDESLQSCLDSYLHHAPRSLDLAALPSSPAVAEMQRSVHKVVFLTFLRMATHKESKESFLTPSVFGEIIYENFLFDIPKILDLCVLFGKGNSQLLHKMIDNIFTQQPSYYSDLDETVPTVLQVFDSVLEKCGLHCEGATAMEPMKLNAHKQPTAMTMSPQDLVDILLYLCDSTTTIHAFLDIFPAACAIFYSNGFLSRLTSFYETVVPDLENAVKKRNFDDKGLQDDLWKRLSHSCRKMVEMAHLLLHHTCLQPILEGRENMQTFAEDLLQHFTSFLPEKRFLSDYDEQFPISDDISLLHQAVPVIDETRTSYLLQGVESAWESVGRRKPPSQIQPKANQGAAAASSAGFNPQNQVREPGEGSARGAEAMLDAPRKENGVVCPLSEGELESLLSCISDLLPDLGEGFLLACLEAYDYNSELVINNILEDRLTPGLDKLDRALSRPVKEEIPNVLSDRSNVFDDDEFDVFRRDQVDMSRIWKGRRKGEDPREMLNDKRHIEEQRARYQTYETVVDEVVIEPGQTAADYGLDDYDDEYDDTYDMNQIGANDLDRDSVLNRRPFTIPQILRRANKPEEEEEGEDEEEGEPLQNNVNRDQFVQDPALLRERAEARRAAMHQRRGFRPERTSNVVGQPKGQGQSTDTFLDRRKKEANKTRVGNHNRRSMADRKRNKGMIPS; this comes from the exons ATGTATTTAGAATTTTGtcaaaatgatttattagaTAAAACCCAGAGAAGTGAAGTCATGGCCTGCGCCCGAGTGCCACTGGATGAGCAGCAGGTGACCGTGCCTGGGCCGCTGGGGAGGGAGCGCTCGCTGCCTGCACTG CACccggagaggaaggaggagcgCTGCTTTGTGCCTTACAAGCCTCCGCCAGAGGACGGCTCTCCCGCGGTGGTGGAGGAGTTTCTGGAATATGCCAGGTTTATCATAGAGGATCTGGAGTGGCTGCTCGCTCTGCCCCACGACAAGTTCTGGTGCCAG GTGGTGTTCGATGAGTCCCTGCAGTCGTGCTTGGACTCGTACCTGCATCACGCTCCCCGGAGCCTCGACCTCGCCGCCCTGCCCTCCTCCCCGGCGGTGGCCGAGATGCAGCGCTCCGTCCACAAGGTCGTCTTCTTGACCTTCCTGAGGATGGCGACGCACAAAGAGTCTAAG GAGAGTTTCCTCACCCCGTCAGTGTTTGGAGAAATCATCTATGAAAACTTCCTCTTTGACATTCCCAAAATCTTGGATCTGTGTGTGCTCTTTGGAAAAGGCAACAGCCAGCTTCTGCACAAGATGATCG ACAACATCTTCACTCAGCAGCCGTCTTACTACAGTGACCTGGATGAGACCGTTCCCACCGTGTTACAG GTGTTTGACTCGGTCCTGGAAAAGTGTGGTCTTCACTGTGAAGGAGCCACGGCCATGGAGCCGATGAAGCTGAACGCACACAAGCAGCCCACGGCCATGACCATGAGCCCGCAG GATCTTGTAGATATACTTTTGTACCTGTGTgactccaccaccaccatccatGCCTTCCTGGACATCTTCCCTGCTGCCTGCGCCATCTTCTACTCCAACGGCTTCCTCAGCAG ACTGACCTCGTTTTATGAGACCGTTGTGCCTGATCTGGAGAATGCGGTGAAGAAGAGGAACTTTGATGATAAAGG GCTTCAGGACGACTTGTGGAAGAGGTTGTCCCACTCCTGTCGCAAGATGGTGGAGATGgctcacctgctgctgcaccacaccTGCCTGCAACCCATCCTGGAGGG gagagaaaacatgcaaacgTTTGCAGAGGATCTTCTACAACATTTCACGTCTTTTTTACCTGAAAAAAG gttcTTGTCGGACTACGATGAGCAGTTTCCCATCTCAGACGACATCAGCCTCCTGCACCAGGCCGTCCCCGTCAT CGATGAGACCAGGACGTCCTACCTGCTCCAGGGGGTGGAAAGTGCCTGGGAGAGCGTCGGGCGGCGGAAACCCCCGAGCCAGATTCAGCCTAAAGCCAATCAGGGAGCTGCTGCCGCCTCCTCAGCCGGTTTTAATCCTCAGAATCAGGTCCGAGAACCAGGAGAGGGGAGTGCGAGGGGAGCAGAGGCCATGTTGGATGCTCCCCGAAAAGAAAAC GGTGTGGTGTGTCCGCTGAGCGAGGGCGAGCTGGAGTCCCTGCTGTCGTGCATCAGTGACCTGCTGCCGGACTTGGGCGAAGGCTTCCTGCTGGCGTGTCTGGAGGCGTACGACTACAACTCTGAGCTCGTCATCAACAACATCCTGGAGGATCGTTTGACTCCGGGTCTGGACAAACTGGACCGAGCTCTGTCAAG GCCTGTGAAGGAGGAGATTCCAAATGTTCTGAGCGACAGATCCAACGTGTTTGATGACGATGAGTTTGACGTCTTCCGCAGGGACCAGGTGGACATGTCCCGCATCTGGAAGGGCAGGAG GAAAGGGGAGGACCCTCGAGAGATGCTGAACGACAAGCGGCACATCGAGGAGCAGCGGGCTCGGTATCAGACCTACGAGACCGTGGTGGACGAGGTCGTCATCGAACCCGGTCAAACCGCCGCCGACTACGGCCTCGACGACTACGATGACGAGTACGACGACACGTACGACATGAACCAGATTGGAGCGAATGACCTGGACAGAGACAGTGTGCTGAACCGAAG acCGTTCACAATCCCACAGATTTTGAGAAGAGCAAACAaaccagaggaagaggaggagggtgaagatgaagaggagggagagccTTTACAG AACAACGTGAACAGGGACCAGTTTGTGCAGGACCCGGCTCTGCTGAGGGAGAGAGCGGAAGCCAGAAGAGCCGCGATGCACCAAAGACGAGG TTTCCGACCGGAGCGAACCAGCAACGTCGTCGGCCAACCCAAAGGCCAAGGACAAAGCACGGACACATTCCTGGACCGACGCAAGAAGGAGGCCAACAAGACCCGCGTGGGCAACCACAACCGACGCAGCATGGCCGACCGCAAGAGGAACAAGGGCATGATCCCGTCCTGA
- the rnf215 gene encoding RING finger protein 215 isoform X2, with amino-acid sequence MAPSLRRRCCCCLWVTLPLLGQLLAAELLAQVEVFLEQRPGVSAVLQGEVVEPSGRSRSPEPREELDAELLLVQDEETQLGSGGEDASEQEPWIGVVPVEMDDSKASTGNQESFADGMMKRALVLGASALIILALNQNTVSEMDLSQVLSKPIIVIQTSENVTKLIGALLRGLQATAKITYKTILQDNLGATLTLWSSCGRSRGGRYGEWQGVICTGESNSQVQKYLQQLWDTVLLVALILSTGVIVHARWQYQDPQLNDDLELFPKQDVLKRMSSLKTKTYRQPKPWCDPSQPVETDNCAVCLEPFNNNQCLRVLPCSHEYHRECVDPWLLLQHTCPLCKRSILSSVCKDS; translated from the exons ATGGCTCCTTCCctccgccgccgctgctgctgctgcctctgggtGACGCTGCCGCTGCTCGGGCAGCTGCTGGCGGCGGAGCTGCTCGCCCAGGTGGAGGTTTTCCTGGAGCAGCGGCCCGGGGTCAGCGCGGTGCTCcagggggaggtggtggagccGAGCGGCCGCAGCAGGAGCCCCGAGCCCCGGGAGGAGCTGGACGCGGAGCTGCTCCTG gTTCAAGATGAGGAGACGCAGCTGGGAAGCGGAGGGGAAGACGCCAGCGAGCAGGAGCCGTGGATCGGGGTGGTGCCCGTGGAGATGGACGACAGCAAAGCCTCCACTGGGAACCAGGAGTCCTTCGCTGATGGAATG ATGAAGCGAGCGTTGGTCCTCGGAGCTTCAGCGCTGATCATTCTGGCTCTCAACCAGAACACCGTCAGTGAG atggATCTTTCTCAGGTTCTGTCGAAGCCCATCATCGTGATCCAGACGTCTGAAAACGTCACTAAGCTGATCGGAGCTCTGCTCAG GGGCCTTCAGGCGACGGCGAAAATCACGTACAAGACGATCCTGCAGGACAACCTG GGCGCCACGCTCACGCTGTGGTCCAGCTGCGGTCGATCGAGAGGCGGGCGCTACGGAGAGTGGCAGGGGGTCATCTGCACGGGAGAGTCCAACTCTCAGGTCCAG AAatacctgcagcagctgtgggacACTGTCCTCCTGGTGGCGCTGATCCTCAGCACCGGAGTCATCGTTCATGCCCGGTGGCAATACCAGGACCCCCAGCTCAACGACGACCTGGAG CTGTTTCCCAAACAGGACGTTCTGAAGAGGATGTCGTCTCTGAAGACCAAAACATACCGTCAGCCCAAACCCTGGTGTGACCCGTCGCAGCCGGTGGAGACGGACAACTGCGCCGTCTGTCTGGAGCCGTTCAACAACAACCAG TGTCTGCGTGTGTTGCCGTGTTCTCACGAGTACCACAGAGAGTGTGTGGAcccctggctgctgctgcaacacacgTGTCCTCTGTGCAAACGCAGCATCCTCA GCAGCGTCTGCAAAGACAGTTAA
- the rnf215 gene encoding RING finger protein 215 isoform X1 — protein sequence MAPSLRRRCCCCLWVTLPLLGQLLAAELLAQVEVFLEQRPGVSAVLQGEVVEPSGRSRSPEPREELDAELLLVQDEETQLGSGGEDASEQEPWIGVVPVEMDDSKASTGNQESFADGMVNKMKRALVLGASALIILALNQNTVSEMDLSQVLSKPIIVIQTSENVTKLIGALLRGLQATAKITYKTILQDNLGATLTLWSSCGRSRGGRYGEWQGVICTGESNSQVQKYLQQLWDTVLLVALILSTGVIVHARWQYQDPQLNDDLELFPKQDVLKRMSSLKTKTYRQPKPWCDPSQPVETDNCAVCLEPFNNNQCLRVLPCSHEYHRECVDPWLLLQHTCPLCKRSILSSVCKDS from the exons ATGGCTCCTTCCctccgccgccgctgctgctgctgcctctgggtGACGCTGCCGCTGCTCGGGCAGCTGCTGGCGGCGGAGCTGCTCGCCCAGGTGGAGGTTTTCCTGGAGCAGCGGCCCGGGGTCAGCGCGGTGCTCcagggggaggtggtggagccGAGCGGCCGCAGCAGGAGCCCCGAGCCCCGGGAGGAGCTGGACGCGGAGCTGCTCCTG gTTCAAGATGAGGAGACGCAGCTGGGAAGCGGAGGGGAAGACGCCAGCGAGCAGGAGCCGTGGATCGGGGTGGTGCCCGTGGAGATGGACGACAGCAAAGCCTCCACTGGGAACCAGGAGTCCTTCGCTGATGGAATGGTGAATAAA ATGAAGCGAGCGTTGGTCCTCGGAGCTTCAGCGCTGATCATTCTGGCTCTCAACCAGAACACCGTCAGTGAG atggATCTTTCTCAGGTTCTGTCGAAGCCCATCATCGTGATCCAGACGTCTGAAAACGTCACTAAGCTGATCGGAGCTCTGCTCAG GGGCCTTCAGGCGACGGCGAAAATCACGTACAAGACGATCCTGCAGGACAACCTG GGCGCCACGCTCACGCTGTGGTCCAGCTGCGGTCGATCGAGAGGCGGGCGCTACGGAGAGTGGCAGGGGGTCATCTGCACGGGAGAGTCCAACTCTCAGGTCCAG AAatacctgcagcagctgtgggacACTGTCCTCCTGGTGGCGCTGATCCTCAGCACCGGAGTCATCGTTCATGCCCGGTGGCAATACCAGGACCCCCAGCTCAACGACGACCTGGAG CTGTTTCCCAAACAGGACGTTCTGAAGAGGATGTCGTCTCTGAAGACCAAAACATACCGTCAGCCCAAACCCTGGTGTGACCCGTCGCAGCCGGTGGAGACGGACAACTGCGCCGTCTGTCTGGAGCCGTTCAACAACAACCAG TGTCTGCGTGTGTTGCCGTGTTCTCACGAGTACCACAGAGAGTGTGTGGAcccctggctgctgctgcaacacacgTGTCCTCTGTGCAAACGCAGCATCCTCA GCAGCGTCTGCAAAGACAGTTAA
- the rnf215 gene encoding RING finger protein 215 isoform X3: MAPSLRRRCCCCLWVTLPLLGQLLAAELLAQVEVFLEQRPGVSAVLQGEVVEPSGRSRSPEPREELDAELLLVQDEETQLGSGGEDASEQEPWIGVVPVEMDDSKASTGNQESFADGMVNKMDLSQVLSKPIIVIQTSENVTKLIGALLRGLQATAKITYKTILQDNLGATLTLWSSCGRSRGGRYGEWQGVICTGESNSQVQKYLQQLWDTVLLVALILSTGVIVHARWQYQDPQLNDDLELFPKQDVLKRMSSLKTKTYRQPKPWCDPSQPVETDNCAVCLEPFNNNQCLRVLPCSHEYHRECVDPWLLLQHTCPLCKRSILSSVCKDS, encoded by the exons ATGGCTCCTTCCctccgccgccgctgctgctgctgcctctgggtGACGCTGCCGCTGCTCGGGCAGCTGCTGGCGGCGGAGCTGCTCGCCCAGGTGGAGGTTTTCCTGGAGCAGCGGCCCGGGGTCAGCGCGGTGCTCcagggggaggtggtggagccGAGCGGCCGCAGCAGGAGCCCCGAGCCCCGGGAGGAGCTGGACGCGGAGCTGCTCCTG gTTCAAGATGAGGAGACGCAGCTGGGAAGCGGAGGGGAAGACGCCAGCGAGCAGGAGCCGTGGATCGGGGTGGTGCCCGTGGAGATGGACGACAGCAAAGCCTCCACTGGGAACCAGGAGTCCTTCGCTGATGGAATGGTGAATAAA atggATCTTTCTCAGGTTCTGTCGAAGCCCATCATCGTGATCCAGACGTCTGAAAACGTCACTAAGCTGATCGGAGCTCTGCTCAG GGGCCTTCAGGCGACGGCGAAAATCACGTACAAGACGATCCTGCAGGACAACCTG GGCGCCACGCTCACGCTGTGGTCCAGCTGCGGTCGATCGAGAGGCGGGCGCTACGGAGAGTGGCAGGGGGTCATCTGCACGGGAGAGTCCAACTCTCAGGTCCAG AAatacctgcagcagctgtgggacACTGTCCTCCTGGTGGCGCTGATCCTCAGCACCGGAGTCATCGTTCATGCCCGGTGGCAATACCAGGACCCCCAGCTCAACGACGACCTGGAG CTGTTTCCCAAACAGGACGTTCTGAAGAGGATGTCGTCTCTGAAGACCAAAACATACCGTCAGCCCAAACCCTGGTGTGACCCGTCGCAGCCGGTGGAGACGGACAACTGCGCCGTCTGTCTGGAGCCGTTCAACAACAACCAG TGTCTGCGTGTGTTGCCGTGTTCTCACGAGTACCACAGAGAGTGTGTGGAcccctggctgctgctgcaacacacgTGTCCTCTGTGCAAACGCAGCATCCTCA GCAGCGTCTGCAAAGACAGTTAA